A region from the Aphis gossypii isolate Hap1 chromosome 1, ASM2018417v2, whole genome shotgun sequence genome encodes:
- the LOC114126126 gene encoding cuticle protein 19-like — MAAKLIVFVALFGHLALAYPPTIVEHHGFEHHDDDHYAHAPTPYHFDYAVNDPHTHDVKSHHESNDGHGNVKGSYSLLEADGSTRVVEYTADAKHGFNAEVKKIEAPAHYHYEAPHSTSYHEPIHHLYKPSSPYQY, encoded by the exons ATGGCAGCCAAG TTGATCGTATTCGTTGCCTTGTTCGGGCACCTGGCCTTAGCCTATCCGCCAACGATAGTCGAGCATCACGGTTTCGAGCACCACGACGACGACCATTACGCCCACGCACCCACCCCGTATCACTTCGATTACGCCGTGAACGACCCGCACACCCACGACGTCAAGAGCCATCACGAGTCAAACGACGGTCACGGAAACGTCAAAGGCTCGTACAGTCTCCTAGAAGCCGACGGTTCTACCAGAGTGGTCGAGTATACCGCCGACGCCAAACACGGATTCAACGCCGAGGTGAAGAAAATCGAAGCGCCCGCTCATTATCATTACGAAGCGCCGCACTCCACCAGCTACCACGAGCCCATCCATCATCTATACAAACCGTCCTCGCCATACCAATACTGA
- the LOC114126116 gene encoding cuticle protein 7-like: protein MAAKLIIFAACVVSAIAQYPAPAYKPAYPAAAYPAPAYSAPAYAAPKAYAPEPAYPPKPYNFEYSVNDPSTYDVKSQSEYSDGNGNVKGSYSLVEADGSTRVVEYTADSYGFNAEVKKIDGGYKAPYSAPAYKAAPAYKPAYPAPAAYPAPAYPAPAAYPAPAYSAPAYKPAPYKAY from the exons aTGGCCGCTAAG tTGATCATCTTCGCCGCATGCGTGGTCTCCGCCATCGCCCAATACCCAGCCCCGGCTTACAAACCCGCTTACCCGGCCGCCGCCTACCCAGCACCAGCATACTCCGCACCCGCTTACGCCGCCCCGAAAGCCTACGCTCCGGAACCCGCATACCCACCCAAGCCATACAACTTCGAATACAGCGTCAACGACCCATCCACATACGACGTCAAGAGCCAATCCGAATACAGCGACGGCAACGGCAACGTCAAAGGATCGTACAGCCTCGTCGAAGCCGACGGTTCCACCCGCGTCGTCGAATACACCGCTGACTCCTACGGATTCAACGCTGAAGTCAAGAAAATCGACGGTGGATACAAGGCCCCATACAGCGCCCCAGCCTACAAAGCCGCCCCGGCCTACAAGCCAGCTTACCCAGCACCCGCTGCATACCCAGCACCCGCTTACCCAGCACCCGCCGCATACCCAGCACCAGCCTACTCCGCACCAGCCTACAAACCAGCCCCATACAAGGCTTACTAA